One Salmo trutta chromosome 26, fSalTru1.1, whole genome shotgun sequence DNA window includes the following coding sequences:
- the LOC115163086 gene encoding ubiquitin carboxyl-terminal hydrolase 2 isoform X3 has product MPSMRQSYTVTVPEEPPASAFPFLKQEMRRKSSSMSGSVLVSTFVGLLINQAKNSKSTQGLVGLRNLGNTCFMNSILQCLSNTHNLRDYCLHNSHRRDLNKNSRTNTGALMEEFAKLLQTMWTSSSSEAVGPSEFKTQIQRYAPRFVGYNQQDAQEFLRFLLDGLHNEVNRVTVRPRGSSEDFDHLPDREKGDRMWSKYLEREDSKVVDLFVGQLKSSLTCSTCGYCSTVFDPFWDLSLPIAKKGYGEVSLMDCVSLFTKEDVLDGDEKPTCYRCKARRRCTKKFTVQKFPKILVLHLKRFSEARRTSKLSTFVNFPMEKLDLREFASENSINAVYNLYAVSNHSGTTMGGHYTAYCRNPTSGEWYTFNDSRVSPMSSSQVRSSDAYVLFYELASSSRM; this is encoded by the exons ATGCCCAGCATGAGACAGTCATACACGGTGACCGTTCCCGAAGAACCCCCGGCCTCTGCTTTCCCGTTCTTGAAGCAAGAGATGCGGCGGAAAAGCTCGAGCATGTCTGGCTCGGTGCTGGTGTCAACCTTTGTAGGACTTCTCATTAATCAAGCCAAG AACTCCAAGAGTACCCAGGGCCTGGTGGGCCTACGGAACCTAGGAAATACC tgcTTCATGAACTCCATCCTGCAGTGTCTCAGCAACACGCACAACCTCCGGGACTACTGTCTCCACAACTCCCACCGACGCGACCTTAACAAAAACAGCCGCACCAACACCGGAGCGCTCATGGAGG AATTTGCCAAGCTCCTCCAGACCATGTGGACGTCCTCGAGCAGCGAGGCGGTCGGCCCCTCAGAGTTCAAAACTCAGATCCAGAGATACGCCCCCCGATTCGTGGGATACAA CCAACAGGACGCCCAGGAGTTCCTGCGCTTCCTGCTGGACGGGCTGCACAACGAGGTAAACCGGGTCACGGTGCGGCCGCGGGGCAGCTCGGAGGACTTTGACCACTTGCC TGACCGAGAGAAAGGGGATAGAATGTGGAGCAAgtacctggagagagaggacagcaaAGTAGTGG ACCTGTTTGTGGGTCAGCTGAAGAGCTCGTTGACATGCAGCACGTGTGGCTACTGCTCCACTGTCTTTGACCCCTTCTGGGATCTCTCACTACCCATCGCCAAG AAGGGCTACGGAGAAGTGAGTCTGATGGACTGCGTGAGTCTCTTCACCAAAGAGGATGTGCTCGACGGAGATGAAAAACCAACGTGCTACAGGTGTAAAGCCAGAAGAAGATGCACGAAGAAGTTCACTGTACAGAAATTCCCCAAGATCTTAGTGCTCC ATCTGAAACGCTTCTCTGAAGCGCGGCGAACCAGCAAACTGTCCACATTTGTCAACTTCCCCATGGAGAAACTGGACCTCAGGGAGTTTGCCTCGGAAAACAGCA TAAATGCAGTTTATAACCTGTACGCGGTGTCCAATCACTCAGGCACGACCATGGGCGGCCACTACACAGCGTACTGTCGCAACCCCACCTCGGGAGAATGGTACACGTTCAATGACTCCAG AGTATCGCCAATGTCCTCCAGCCAAGTGCGCAGCAGTGACGCCTACGTGCTGTTCTACGAGCTGGCCTCCTCCTCGCGGATGTGA
- the LOC115163086 gene encoding ubiquitin carboxyl-terminal hydrolase 2 isoform X4: protein MPSMRQSYTVTVPEEPPASAFPFLKQEMRRKSSSMSGSVLVSTFVGLLINQAKNSKSTQGLVGLRNLGNTCFMNSILQCLSNTHNLRDYCLHNSHRRDLNKNSRTNTGALMEEFAKLLQTMWTSSSSEAVGPSEFKTQIQRYAPRFVGYNQQDAQEFLRFLLDGLHNEVNRVTVRPRGSSEDFDHLPDREKGDRMWSKYLEREDSKVVDLFVGQLKSSLTCSTCGYCSTVFDPFWDLSLPIAKGYGEVSLMDCVSLFTKEDVLDGDEKPTCYRCKARRRCTKKFTVQKFPKILVLHLKRFSEARRTSKLSTFVNFPMEKLDLREFASENSINAVYNLYAVSNHSGTTMGGHYTAYCRNPTSGEWYTFNDSRVSPMSSSQVRSSDAYVLFYELASSSRM from the exons ATGCCCAGCATGAGACAGTCATACACGGTGACCGTTCCCGAAGAACCCCCGGCCTCTGCTTTCCCGTTCTTGAAGCAAGAGATGCGGCGGAAAAGCTCGAGCATGTCTGGCTCGGTGCTGGTGTCAACCTTTGTAGGACTTCTCATTAATCAAGCCAAG AACTCCAAGAGTACCCAGGGCCTGGTGGGCCTACGGAACCTAGGAAATACC tgcTTCATGAACTCCATCCTGCAGTGTCTCAGCAACACGCACAACCTCCGGGACTACTGTCTCCACAACTCCCACCGACGCGACCTTAACAAAAACAGCCGCACCAACACCGGAGCGCTCATGGAGG AATTTGCCAAGCTCCTCCAGACCATGTGGACGTCCTCGAGCAGCGAGGCGGTCGGCCCCTCAGAGTTCAAAACTCAGATCCAGAGATACGCCCCCCGATTCGTGGGATACAA CCAACAGGACGCCCAGGAGTTCCTGCGCTTCCTGCTGGACGGGCTGCACAACGAGGTAAACCGGGTCACGGTGCGGCCGCGGGGCAGCTCGGAGGACTTTGACCACTTGCC TGACCGAGAGAAAGGGGATAGAATGTGGAGCAAgtacctggagagagaggacagcaaAGTAGTGG ACCTGTTTGTGGGTCAGCTGAAGAGCTCGTTGACATGCAGCACGTGTGGCTACTGCTCCACTGTCTTTGACCCCTTCTGGGATCTCTCACTACCCATCGCCAAG GGCTACGGAGAAGTGAGTCTGATGGACTGCGTGAGTCTCTTCACCAAAGAGGATGTGCTCGACGGAGATGAAAAACCAACGTGCTACAGGTGTAAAGCCAGAAGAAGATGCACGAAGAAGTTCACTGTACAGAAATTCCCCAAGATCTTAGTGCTCC ATCTGAAACGCTTCTCTGAAGCGCGGCGAACCAGCAAACTGTCCACATTTGTCAACTTCCCCATGGAGAAACTGGACCTCAGGGAGTTTGCCTCGGAAAACAGCA TAAATGCAGTTTATAACCTGTACGCGGTGTCCAATCACTCAGGCACGACCATGGGCGGCCACTACACAGCGTACTGTCGCAACCCCACCTCGGGAGAATGGTACACGTTCAATGACTCCAG AGTATCGCCAATGTCCTCCAGCCAAGTGCGCAGCAGTGACGCCTACGTGCTGTTCTACGAGCTGGCCTCCTCCTCGCGGATGTGA
- the LOC115163088 gene encoding GTPase IMAP family member 8-like has protein sequence MAAHSSTTLGQDPCISKLIMLLLGERLSGKSSVGNTILGKREFDTGIMTTHSSKRKGTVAGRQVTVVDTPGWYVGRSTPGSVAQELGRALSLCSLEPHAILLVVSAIGDFSQGEWRAMEEHLRQIQAPIWQRAIVLLTHGAEIPRGTTAEEHIRGKGKSLLWLVERCGNKFHVLDSHARDKEVKVQLLLEKIDRMVEINRRPREIQERLYTQVRESLMMGGGKQGEDMEMLVMQDMWTRQNQQVTAVVPIETSKCRPAAFGLVLLGRRVSGKSSAGNTILCRRQFVSGKRTVHCVVGQGEVEGRTVTVVDTPGWSLYGLSNPKQVRLEMRGSASLCPCGAVCTFLLAIPVDSFTEKDRCAVEKYLSVLGEGVWRSTMVLFTYGDELRGRTIEEHIEETGEPLRGLLGKCGHRYHVLDNNIKGDLTQVIELLQMVEQL, from the exons ATGGCAGCTCACAGTTCAACCACTCTTG GTCAAGACCCATGTATTTCAAAGCTAATCATGCTTTTACTTGGAGAGAGACTGAGTGGAAAGAGCTCAGTGGGGAACACCATCTTGGGCAAGAGGGAATTTGACACAGGGATAATGACAACTCACAGCTCCAAGAGGAAGGGCACTGTTGCAGGAAGACAGGTGACTGTGGTGGACACGCCTGGATGGTACGTGGGGCGCAGCACCCCTGGCAGCGTGGCACAGGAGCTGGGGCGAGCCCTGTCCCTCTGTTCCCTGGAGCCCCATGCCATCCTCCTGGTGGTCTCTGCCATAGGGGACTTCAGTCAGGGAGAATGGAGGGCCATGGAGGAGCATCTGAGGCAGATCCAGGCCCCTATCTGGCAGCGAGCTATAGTGCTCCTCACCCACGGAGCTGAGATACCAAGAGGAACCACCGCTGAGGAACACATCCGAGGGAAGGGCAAGAGTCTCTTGTGGCTTGTGGAGAGGTGTGGGAACAAGTTCCATGTTCTGGACAGCCATGCCAGGGACAAAGAGGTTAAGGTCCAATTGCTGTTGGAGAAAATTGATAGGATGGTTGAGATAAATAGGCGTCCAAGGGAAATACAGGAGAGGTTGTACACCCAGGTGAGAGAGAGCTTGATGATGGGAGGAGGAAAACAAGGAGAGGACATGGAAATGCTTGTCATGCAAGACATGTGGACAAGGCAGAACCAGCAGGTCACAGCAGTGGTACCCATAG AGACATCTAAATGTAGGCCAGCTGCGTTTGGCCTTGTGCTGCTGGGAAGAAGAGTTTCTGGGAAGAGTTCAGCAGGAAATACCATTCTTTGCAGAAGACAGTTTGTTAGTGGCAAAAGAACAGTCCATTGTGTGGTGGgacagggagaggtggaagggaggacagtcaCGGTGGTGGACACTCCCGGTTGGAGTCTCTACGGTCTGTCCAACCCGAAGCAGGTCAGACTGGAGATGAGAGGCAGTGCATCCCTGTGCCCCTGTGGGGCAGTTTGTACATTCCTCTTGGCCATACCGGTTGACTCCTTCACAGAGAAAGATAGGTGTGCTGTGGAGAAATACCTGAGTGTTTTGGGTGAGGGGGTATGGAGAAGCACCATGGTGCTTTTCACCTATGGTGATGAGTTAAGAGGCAGGACCATTGAGGAGCACATTGAGGAGACTGGAGAGCCCCTCCGTGGGCTGCTGGGGAAGTGTGGTCACAGGTACCACGTCTTAGATAACAATATTAAGGGCGACCTCACCCAGGTTATTGAGCTGCTGCAGATGGTGGAGCAGTTGTAG